In the Flavobacterium pallidum genome, one interval contains:
- the rlmB gene encoding 23S rRNA (guanosine(2251)-2'-O)-methyltransferase RlmB has translation MEKEQQIFGIRAIIEAITAKKEIDKVFIQKDAAGELMKDLMKVMKRNNINFSYVPVEKLNRLTANNHQGAVASISPVSFYDLESLTEKVVATGKMPLLLILDQISDARNFGAIIRTAECTGVDGIIVQKAGSAPVNGDTVKTSAGAVFNVPICKVEHIKDAIFYLQGSGIKIVAATEKTEQNLYAVNLNEPLAIIMGSEDRGINPSVLKIVEEKAKLPMFGSIGSLNVSVACGAFLYEVVRQRS, from the coding sequence ATGGAAAAAGAACAACAGATTTTTGGGATCAGGGCCATCATTGAAGCGATTACAGCTAAAAAGGAAATAGATAAAGTATTCATTCAGAAAGATGCTGCAGGCGAACTGATGAAGGACCTGATGAAGGTCATGAAACGCAATAACATTAATTTTTCCTATGTCCCGGTTGAAAAACTGAACCGCCTTACCGCAAACAACCACCAGGGAGCAGTCGCTTCCATATCGCCGGTGAGTTTCTACGACCTGGAATCTTTAACCGAAAAGGTTGTGGCTACAGGAAAAATGCCATTATTGCTCATTTTGGATCAAATTTCAGATGCACGGAATTTCGGGGCTATTATCCGTACCGCGGAATGTACGGGCGTTGACGGCATCATCGTCCAGAAAGCCGGCTCGGCTCCTGTAAACGGCGACACTGTTAAAACTTCGGCCGGAGCCGTTTTCAATGTTCCTATATGCAAAGTCGAACACATTAAGGATGCCATCTTCTACCTCCAGGGTTCAGGCATAAAAATCGTAGCGGCCACTGAAAAAACGGAGCAAAACCTGTATGCCGTCAATTTGAATGAACCTCTGGCAATTATTATGGGTTCTGAAGATCGCGGCATCAACCCTTCAGTATTGAAAATCGTTGAAGAAAAAGCCAAACTTCCAATGTTCGGGAGCATTGGTTCCCTTAATGTATCTGTCGCCTGTGGGGCATTCCTTTATGAAGTAGTGCGCCAACGCAGTTAA
- a CDS encoding rhomboid family intramembrane serine protease, which translates to MFDTTETTIPITMKDNYFKFSLSVIALPVFSVLLLWTVFWANARFGLHLREYGIYPRTLEGLRGIIFSPFLHGDISHLFNNSIPLFILLAALRFFYREVTFKVLGYGILFSGILTWIIARDAYHIGASSLIYVLVSFIFFKGIRTGYYRLVALSMMVVVIYGGLIWFVFPGVDEAISWEGHLSGLITGFAFSLLYKTPDYQKEIRYDWEKPGYDSSEDKFMQRFDENGNFVNPPPPPEPEPEIFPGYTFVYNFIPERNEDNPQED; encoded by the coding sequence ATGTTTGATACCACCGAAACAACCATTCCAATAACGATGAAAGACAATTATTTTAAATTTTCCCTGTCCGTAATAGCACTGCCTGTGTTTTCAGTACTGTTGTTGTGGACCGTGTTTTGGGCCAATGCCCGATTCGGGTTGCATCTTCGCGAATACGGAATTTATCCGCGCACATTAGAAGGCTTGCGGGGAATTATTTTCAGTCCGTTCCTTCATGGTGATATCAGCCACCTTTTCAATAATTCCATCCCATTGTTCATCTTGTTGGCAGCGTTGCGTTTTTTTTACCGTGAAGTTACCTTTAAGGTTTTGGGCTATGGCATTTTATTTTCAGGAATTTTGACCTGGATTATTGCCCGTGATGCATATCATATTGGTGCGAGTTCATTGATTTATGTGTTGGTCAGTTTTATTTTCTTTAAAGGGATCCGGACCGGTTATTATCGTCTTGTAGCACTTTCAATGATGGTTGTGGTGATCTATGGAGGCTTAATATGGTTCGTTTTTCCCGGGGTCGATGAGGCCATCTCATGGGAAGGGCATCTTAGCGGATTGATTACGGGCTTTGCATTCTCCCTGCTATATAAAACCCCTGATTACCAGAAAGAAATCCGTTATGACTGGGAAAAGCCGGGCTATGATTCTTCGGAAGATAAATTCATGCAGCGTTTTGATGAAAACGGAAACTTTGTAAATCCGCCACCACCGCCTGAGCCTGAGCCTGAGATTTTTCCAGGATATACGTTTGTTTATAATTTTATTCCGGAAAGGAATGAAGACAATCCGCAAGAGGATTAA
- a CDS encoding replication-associated recombination protein A translates to MEAPLAERVRPKKLEDYISQEHLVGPKGSLTQQIEKGIIPSLIFWGPPGTGKTTLAEIIAEESKRPFYILSAINSGVKDIRDVIDKAKQSGGLFTAKNPILFIDEIHRFSKSQQDSLLAAVEKGWITLIGATTENPSFEVIPALLSRCQVYVLNAFSREDLEKLLRRAIEKDAFLKTKKIDLKETEALLRLSGGDGRKLLNIFELVVNASPKDKITITNNEVLRLAQQNTVLYDKTGEQHYDIISAFIKSMRGSDPNGAVYWLARMIEGGEDLKFIARRMLILASEDIGNANPTALIMANNTFQAVTTIGYPESRIILSQCAVYLATSPKSNASYMAIGKAQQIVKQTGDLPVPLHLRNAPTKLMKELGYGDDYKYSHDFANNFAEQEFLPDAIANTIIYDPGNNSRENATRDFLKNRWKNKYGY, encoded by the coding sequence ATGGAAGCACCATTAGCAGAACGCGTTCGCCCAAAAAAATTAGAAGATTACATCAGCCAGGAACATCTTGTCGGACCGAAAGGCTCGCTGACGCAACAGATTGAGAAAGGGATTATCCCCTCACTGATTTTTTGGGGACCGCCGGGAACAGGAAAAACGACGCTGGCGGAAATCATCGCTGAAGAATCGAAACGTCCGTTTTATATACTGAGTGCCATCAATTCCGGTGTGAAGGATATTCGTGATGTAATCGATAAAGCAAAGCAAAGCGGTGGCCTTTTTACTGCGAAAAACCCTATTTTATTCATTGACGAGATCCATCGTTTCAGTAAATCCCAACAAGACTCATTATTGGCAGCTGTCGAAAAAGGCTGGATCACACTGATTGGTGCCACAACAGAAAACCCAAGCTTTGAAGTGATCCCCGCATTACTGTCGAGATGTCAGGTTTATGTACTGAATGCCTTTTCGCGGGAGGACCTTGAAAAACTCCTCCGGCGTGCCATTGAAAAAGACGCTTTCCTGAAAACCAAAAAGATCGACCTGAAGGAAACTGAAGCTTTGTTAAGGCTTTCCGGCGGCGATGGGCGTAAACTGCTCAACATCTTCGAATTGGTCGTGAATGCTTCTCCAAAAGACAAAATCACCATCACCAATAACGAAGTATTGAGGCTCGCGCAGCAAAACACTGTGCTTTATGATAAAACCGGCGAGCAGCATTATGACATTATATCGGCATTCATAAAATCAATGCGTGGCAGCGATCCGAATGGCGCTGTGTATTGGCTGGCACGAATGATAGAAGGTGGCGAAGACCTGAAATTTATCGCACGCAGGATGCTCATCCTGGCCAGTGAAGATATTGGCAATGCAAATCCCACCGCACTGATTATGGCAAACAACACTTTCCAGGCCGTCACCACTATCGGTTATCCTGAAAGCCGGATCATCCTGAGCCAATGTGCTGTGTACCTTGCCACTTCGCCGAAAAGCAATGCCAGTTACATGGCTATCGGAAAAGCGCAGCAAATCGTGAAACAGACCGGAGATTTGCCGGTACCGCTCCATCTGCGCAACGCCCCGACAAAACTGATGAAGGAATTGGGTTATGGCGACGATTACAAATATTCACATGATTTTGCAAACAATTTTGCCGAGCAGGAATTTCTTCCGGATGCCATTGCCAACACCATAATTTATGATCCCGGAAATAATTCAAGGGAAAATGCCACGCGTGATTTCCTGAAAAATCGTTGGAAAAACAAATACGGATATTAA
- a CDS encoding YjjG family noncanonical pyrimidine nucleotidase: MEVKVSDIFFDLDHTLWDFEKNSALAFREVFMKYGIDVNLEDFLLIYIPINLKYWELYQYDKITQDQLRYGRLKEAFDQLGYEIVDDMINILSVEYIQYLPQFNHLFEGTEEILEYLSKKYRLHIITNGFHEVQGNKLRNSNIHHYFRTITNSETAGVKKPHPQIFEYALKQANVQKENCIMIGDNLEADVLGAINCGMDAILFNPEKPATTENIKCVAHLIHLKEYL; this comes from the coding sequence ATGGAAGTTAAAGTATCCGACATCTTTTTTGACCTTGACCATACGCTGTGGGATTTTGAGAAAAATTCGGCGCTGGCGTTCAGGGAAGTGTTCATGAAATATGGCATTGATGTTAATCTGGAGGATTTTCTTTTAATATACATCCCGATCAACCTGAAATATTGGGAGTTGTATCAATATGATAAGATTACGCAGGATCAACTGCGCTATGGCCGCCTCAAAGAGGCTTTCGACCAATTGGGGTATGAGATCGTAGATGATATGATCAACATCTTATCTGTAGAATACATCCAATACCTGCCGCAGTTCAACCATTTATTTGAAGGGACTGAGGAAATTCTGGAATACTTAAGTAAAAAATACCGGCTTCATATCATTACAAACGGATTCCACGAAGTCCAGGGCAACAAACTCAGGAATTCGAATATCCATCATTATTTCCGTACGATAACAAATTCTGAAACGGCAGGAGTAAAGAAGCCGCATCCGCAGATATTTGAATATGCGCTTAAACAGGCTAATGTCCAGAAGGAAAACTGCATCATGATCGGCGATAATCTTGAAGCCGATGTATTGGGCGCGATAAACTGCGGGATGGATGCCATACTTTTTAATCCTGAAAAGCCTGCAACAACTGAAAATATTAAATGTGTAGCACATCTGATACACTTAAAAGAATATCTTTAA
- the radC gene encoding RadC family protein produces the protein MSENAPFPIRSWSEDDKPREKLMLKGKAAVSDAELIAILIGSGSRNETAVDLSKRILAASGNNLNQLSKLSLQQLMLFKGIGEAKAIAIIAALELARRRKITDAPAAEKVLSSRSIFEMMHPIIGELPHEEFWVIYLNNSNKVITKRQLSKGGITGTLVDVRLVYKHALEFGATAIILCHNHPSGTLIASDADKSITRKLVSAGENLDIKVLDHLIVTESNYYSFVDAGIL, from the coding sequence ATGTCTGAAAATGCCCCATTTCCAATACGCAGTTGGTCTGAAGATGACAAACCACGCGAAAAATTAATGCTCAAAGGAAAAGCTGCCGTTAGCGATGCAGAGCTCATCGCAATCCTTATCGGTTCAGGAAGCCGGAATGAAACTGCCGTCGATCTCAGCAAACGCATCCTCGCCGCTTCCGGAAACAACCTCAATCAGTTGTCAAAACTATCATTGCAACAATTGATGCTTTTTAAAGGAATCGGTGAAGCAAAAGCCATTGCTATCATTGCCGCGCTCGAATTGGCACGCAGAAGAAAGATAACTGATGCCCCTGCGGCAGAAAAAGTACTTTCAAGCCGTTCGATTTTTGAAATGATGCATCCCATAATCGGCGAATTGCCACATGAAGAATTTTGGGTCATTTATCTCAATAATTCCAATAAGGTCATTACAAAACGCCAACTCAGTAAAGGCGGCATCACAGGGACTCTAGTCGACGTCAGGCTGGTATACAAGCATGCGCTTGAATTTGGCGCAACAGCCATCATCCTTTGTCACAATCATCCGTCAGGAACATTGATAGCGAGTGATGCTGACAAATCGATTACAAGGAAACTGGTTTCGGCAGGCGAAAACCTTGATATCAAAGTACTCGACCACCTTATTGTCACAGAAAGTAATTATTACAGTTTTGTCGATGCGGGTATTTTGTAA
- a CDS encoding UDP-N-acetylmuramate--L-alanine ligase, with the protein MRTHFIAIGGSAMHNLALALHDKGYQVTGSDDAIFEPSRTRLKKKGILPEELGWFPAKITADIDAIILGMHAKADNPELLRAQELGLKIYSYPEFLYEQSKNKTRVVIGGSHGKTTITSMILHVMHYHHIEVDYMVGAQLEGFDNMVHLTEYNDFIVLEGDEYLSSPMDRRPKFHLYHPNIALISGIAWDHINVFPTYENYVEQFEVFISMITNGGILVYNENDPEVKRIAEAATNPIRKLPYSTPDYFVKDGTTFLVTNEGNMPIEVFGAHNLNNLAGAKWICQNMGVDEADFYEAIASFKGASKRLEKIAENKRNVAYKDFAHSPSKVAATTKAVKEQYPDRTLIACLELHTYSSLNPEFLKEYEGALEAADVAVVFYSPDAVKIKQLDEITADQIGAAFNRNDLIIYTNPEAFREYLFHLKFDTQSIALLLMSSGNYGGLHFDDIKELMQ; encoded by the coding sequence ATGCGAACACATTTTATAGCCATTGGAGGCAGCGCCATGCATAACCTTGCCCTGGCATTACATGATAAAGGATATCAGGTTACCGGAAGTGACGATGCCATCTTCGAGCCTTCCAGAACCAGGTTGAAAAAGAAAGGTATTCTTCCTGAGGAATTGGGTTGGTTCCCGGCAAAAATCACGGCTGATATCGATGCAATTATTTTAGGAATGCATGCAAAAGCCGACAATCCCGAATTGCTTCGCGCACAGGAATTAGGACTGAAAATTTATTCTTACCCTGAATTCCTTTATGAGCAATCCAAAAATAAGACACGTGTTGTAATAGGCGGCTCACACGGTAAAACGACCATCACTTCCATGATCCTGCACGTGATGCATTACCATCATATCGAAGTGGATTATATGGTTGGTGCCCAGCTTGAGGGCTTTGACAATATGGTCCACCTGACGGAGTACAATGACTTTATAGTGCTTGAAGGAGACGAATACCTTTCATCACCGATGGACCGTCGCCCGAAATTTCATTTATACCACCCTAATATTGCCCTGATTTCAGGAATCGCCTGGGATCATATCAATGTTTTTCCGACGTATGAAAATTACGTTGAGCAATTTGAGGTCTTTATCAGTATGATTACCAACGGCGGTATTTTGGTATATAATGAAAATGATCCCGAAGTGAAACGCATAGCTGAAGCGGCTACAAACCCTATCAGGAAATTACCGTACAGTACACCTGATTATTTTGTAAAAGATGGCACGACCTTTCTGGTCACCAATGAAGGCAATATGCCCATCGAGGTTTTTGGGGCGCACAACCTGAACAATCTTGCCGGAGCGAAATGGATTTGCCAGAATATGGGTGTCGATGAAGCCGACTTTTATGAAGCAATTGCCAGTTTCAAAGGGGCATCAAAAAGACTTGAAAAGATTGCAGAAAACAAAAGAAATGTGGCTTATAAGGATTTTGCCCATTCGCCGAGTAAAGTGGCTGCAACGACTAAAGCCGTAAAAGAACAATACCCGGATCGAACACTGATTGCCTGCCTTGAACTCCATACGTATAGCAGCCTTAATCCCGAATTCCTGAAAGAATATGAAGGTGCGCTGGAAGCTGCCGATGTCGCCGTGGTATTTTATTCTCCCGATGCCGTGAAAATCAAGCAGCTCGATGAGATCACTGCCGACCAGATTGGCGCAGCTTTCAACCGGAATGACCTGATCATTTACACCAATCCCGAAGCATTCAGGGAATATCTTTTCCATCTGAAATTTGATACGCAAAGTATAGCACTGTTGCTGATGAGTTCGGGTAATTACGGCGGACTTCATTTCGACGATATCAAAGAATTGATGCAATAA
- a CDS encoding tetratricopeptide repeat protein has product MKYFFSLFLLIPLFSFSQNDFEKAEVFFQQQKYSQSQALFEKVLKDNPNNFKAMEYLGDIQGVQKKWKPALAYYKKLKQLQPKVANYIYKYGGVLGMIAKESNKFKALGMIGEIRSSFEKAIKLDPKHIEARWALIELYLQLPGIIGGSEKKALAYSEQLKKISPIDGYLSKGHIAEYFERYGEAEKQYRKAIELGSSKVCYQKLADLYKNKMNQPEKARLALAEYNEKNKS; this is encoded by the coding sequence ATGAAATATTTTTTTTCACTCTTTCTATTAATTCCCCTTTTTTCGTTTTCCCAAAATGATTTTGAGAAAGCCGAAGTTTTTTTCCAGCAACAAAAATATTCCCAATCACAGGCATTATTTGAAAAAGTGCTTAAAGATAACCCAAATAACTTCAAAGCTATGGAGTATCTGGGGGATATACAGGGAGTACAAAAAAAATGGAAACCCGCATTAGCCTATTATAAAAAGCTAAAGCAACTGCAACCCAAAGTAGCCAATTATATCTATAAATATGGTGGGGTATTAGGAATGATTGCCAAAGAATCCAATAAGTTTAAAGCGCTCGGGATGATTGGAGAAATACGCAGTTCTTTTGAAAAAGCAATCAAGCTCGACCCAAAACATATTGAGGCAAGGTGGGCACTTATCGAACTCTACCTGCAACTACCGGGAATTATCGGCGGAAGTGAAAAAAAAGCACTTGCCTATTCTGAACAGCTAAAGAAGATTTCACCTATCGACGGCTATCTGTCAAAAGGCCATATTGCTGAATATTTTGAAAGATATGGTGAAGCGGAAAAGCAATACAGAAAAGCCATTGAATTGGGAAGCTCTAAAGTGTGTTACCAAAAACTTGCCGACTTGTATAAAAATAAAATGAACCAGCCTGAAAAGGCCAGACTGGCTTTGGCCGAATACAACGAAAAAAATAAATCCTGA
- a CDS encoding lipoprotein: MKKSIYIFFLGAVALLSSCNENDKNYGRFDADPTGGWVQFSEDCAGIVYGATSEITIPVELYVPVNSDGTDVSYTLSDVVGNSTAIVPERSGSITITADDQENGGITGRRMVKNIVLNVTDAGLAETVEFDVTLTTTSKSQVTIGLPDNSKPVVKRVVVRAFGSPAYQYAGTSVQYLPGTPPTPAFVGPEYTQTLNTVPGTPLQFTTTSAWGPTFVQALSGQNVNRPYPATITITDVVYKDGAGNKVSGTYVVNVAGINDPASPNRYPGGKGTYNACTNTFDIMLNQGVFNSPFTVRTIYSPIPAE, from the coding sequence ATGAAAAAATCCATTTATATATTTTTCTTAGGTGCTGTAGCTTTGCTTTCTTCTTGTAATGAAAATGATAAGAATTACGGAAGATTCGATGCTGACCCAACAGGTGGGTGGGTGCAATTTTCAGAAGATTGTGCAGGCATAGTTTATGGAGCTACTTCTGAGATCACTATACCTGTAGAATTGTACGTGCCTGTAAATTCAGACGGTACTGATGTTTCTTATACGCTAAGCGATGTAGTAGGGAATTCTACTGCAATTGTTCCTGAGCGTTCAGGTTCCATTACAATTACCGCTGATGATCAGGAAAACGGTGGTATTACAGGTAGAAGGATGGTTAAGAATATCGTGCTTAATGTCACAGATGCAGGTCTTGCTGAAACAGTAGAGTTCGATGTAACGCTGACTACGACAAGCAAGTCACAGGTTACCATCGGTTTGCCAGACAACTCTAAGCCAGTTGTAAAGCGAGTAGTGGTGCGTGCATTTGGAAGCCCTGCTTATCAGTATGCAGGTACTTCGGTTCAATATCTGCCAGGAACTCCTCCAACACCAGCTTTCGTAGGTCCTGAATATACACAAACGCTCAATACTGTACCAGGAACTCCTCTACAATTTACTACGACTTCTGCGTGGGGTCCGACGTTTGTACAGGCTTTGTCTGGACAGAATGTGAACAGGCCTTATCCAGCTACTATTACCATCACTGACGTGGTATACAAAGATGGTGCCGGGAACAAAGTTAGTGGTACATATGTAGTTAACGTTGCAGGTATTAACGATCCTGCATCACCTAACAGGTATCCTGGTGGGAAAGGTACTTATAATGCTTGTACGAATACATTTGATATTATGTTGAATCAAGGTGTCTTTAATTCTCCGTTTACAGTTAGGACTATTTATTCTCCAATTCCAGCTGAATAA
- a CDS encoding RagB/SusD family nutrient uptake outer membrane protein — MKKIVKTGLLLLLFGAVSCNDATDIIQDSELGDEAAFQTVADLQSGLYGAYSNYAPDAGGNGSGDAILLNDLFTDNLRKGHDNLGQGSTEYNFIIDPTTNQAESVWSSRYSTINSVNRVLRALDRIAPNLPVEDEVEIEGGEDVAIEDFPSAMKVKAQLLALRALSHLDLFEYYTVNYSNASDLSVIIMDHVPAIEDQLERNTVAEVLAFIKADLAEAASLIGEANQGDLSVNFINKNTIKAIQARLALVSGDYVLAGQLSAELVGDFPLAQPDTYTPMFSRSLGAGEAGELIFSLIRRPADSDIAANYYANGVSLAGNPFFEASQQLYDLYDLNGDGSSDDIRRDTNITKTQDVDGNDVYLITKYPGTALTPLANDVPIFRSSEFLLIRAEAEARAGNLIAAANSIKQLTDARYTADAPPTPVFGNVQQALTAILLERRKEFAFEGHRYLDLKRLGGELNIGVSRLDADAATFAAPKDLLANDHRFTLPIPQSELNGNNNITQNPGYTN; from the coding sequence ATGAAAAAAATAGTTAAAACAGGATTATTATTATTGCTGTTTGGTGCAGTATCCTGTAATGATGCAACCGATATCATCCAGGATTCAGAATTAGGGGATGAGGCTGCTTTCCAGACTGTTGCCGATTTGCAATCAGGTCTATATGGTGCCTATTCGAACTATGCGCCTGACGCTGGTGGAAATGGTAGTGGAGATGCCATTCTGCTGAACGACCTTTTCACAGATAACCTCAGAAAGGGACACGACAATCTGGGACAGGGCTCGACAGAATATAATTTCATTATTGACCCTACAACCAATCAGGCCGAATCAGTATGGTCAAGCCGTTATTCCACTATCAATAGTGTGAACAGGGTGCTTCGTGCGCTAGATAGGATTGCACCAAATCTTCCTGTTGAAGATGAAGTGGAAATTGAGGGTGGCGAGGACGTTGCTATTGAGGATTTTCCAAGCGCTATGAAGGTCAAGGCGCAATTGCTTGCATTAAGGGCATTAAGCCATCTTGATTTATTCGAGTATTACACCGTTAATTACAGCAATGCTTCTGATTTGTCAGTAATCATTATGGACCATGTTCCTGCAATTGAAGACCAATTGGAGAGAAATACCGTTGCGGAAGTTTTGGCTTTCATCAAAGCGGATCTTGCAGAGGCAGCAAGCCTTATCGGAGAAGCTAACCAAGGTGACTTATCCGTGAATTTTATAAATAAAAATACCATTAAAGCCATCCAGGCAAGGTTGGCTCTGGTTTCAGGGGATTATGTACTTGCTGGTCAACTTTCTGCTGAATTGGTAGGAGATTTCCCTTTGGCTCAGCCTGATACTTACACACCTATGTTTTCACGATCACTTGGAGCGGGTGAAGCGGGTGAATTAATTTTTTCGCTTATCAGGCGTCCGGCTGATTCTGACATAGCTGCTAATTATTATGCGAATGGTGTCAGCCTTGCCGGTAATCCTTTCTTTGAGGCTTCCCAGCAATTGTATGATTTGTATGATTTGAATGGTGACGGTTCGTCCGATGACATCAGGAGAGATACTAATATCACAAAGACTCAGGATGTTGATGGTAACGATGTATACCTTATCACAAAATATCCGGGTACTGCTTTGACACCATTGGCAAACGATGTGCCAATTTTCAGATCGTCTGAGTTCCTGTTGATCAGGGCCGAAGCTGAGGCTCGTGCAGGAAATCTTATTGCTGCAGCGAATTCTATTAAGCAACTGACCGATGCGCGTTATACTGCTGATGCGCCTCCAACTCCAGTATTTGGAAACGTTCAGCAGGCTTTAACTGCAATCCTTCTTGAAAGGCGTAAAGAATTTGCTTTTGAAGGACACCGTTATTTGGACCTTAAAAGATTGGGTGGTGAATTGAATATTGGAGTTAGCCGTCTGGACGCAGATGCCGCTACTTTTGCAGCTCCTAAAGATCTTCTTGCCAATGATCATAGGTTTACCTTGCCTATCCCTCAATCTGAATTAAATGGTAACAATAACATTACTCAAAATCCAGGTTATACTAATTAA